The Microbacterium luteum genome includes a region encoding these proteins:
- a CDS encoding NAD(P)/FAD-dependent oxidoreductase, which yields MDTTEVIVIGAGIAGLRCALALAEAGRDVVVVEAGSRVGGRQRTDRVDGFVLDRGFQVLNPAYPAVRRDVDVAALKFSSFPVAVRVRLDDRTVELAHPVRHPARLSATLASGLVTPRELAALTRWAAPTILAPRRTVAGSDAALFPAWDAARVRGPLRSAVLEPFLAGVIADDTGTTSDAFVRLLVRMFVLGRPGLPADGIQALPHQLARRVTDAGGRIRLSHRASRIDRASGRMRVEIDGAGPVIAETVVVAVGPDAVSNLIDVSRPRTRGLQTWWFDASAAPPSSAAVHVDGRRSGPVVNTVAMSHTVATCAPPGKHLVQATCLLSETRAPDEPQVRRHLEEIWGSRAGDWSVLRRDDIPHALPAQAAPLRVASPTRIAEGVFVAGDHRDTASIQGALVSGKRAARAVLSP from the coding sequence GTGGACACGACGGAGGTCATCGTCATCGGCGCAGGCATCGCCGGCCTGCGCTGTGCTCTCGCGCTCGCCGAGGCAGGACGCGACGTGGTCGTCGTCGAGGCCGGTTCACGAGTGGGCGGCCGTCAGCGCACGGATCGGGTCGACGGGTTCGTCCTGGACCGCGGGTTCCAGGTGCTCAACCCGGCGTACCCCGCCGTTCGCCGCGACGTCGATGTGGCGGCCCTGAAGTTCTCCTCCTTCCCGGTCGCGGTGCGCGTTCGACTCGATGACAGGACGGTGGAGCTCGCGCATCCGGTGCGCCACCCCGCCCGACTTTCCGCGACGCTCGCGAGCGGATTGGTCACGCCTCGCGAACTCGCTGCGCTCACGCGGTGGGCCGCGCCCACGATTCTCGCGCCGCGTCGCACGGTCGCCGGGAGCGACGCGGCGCTCTTCCCGGCGTGGGACGCCGCGCGCGTGCGCGGGCCGCTGCGTTCCGCCGTGCTGGAGCCCTTCCTCGCCGGAGTGATCGCGGATGACACCGGCACCACTTCCGACGCCTTCGTGCGGCTCCTCGTGCGCATGTTCGTGCTCGGGCGCCCGGGACTTCCCGCGGACGGCATTCAGGCTCTCCCGCACCAGCTCGCCCGGCGCGTCACCGACGCCGGCGGACGCATCCGGCTGTCCCATCGCGCTTCGCGTATCGATCGCGCGTCGGGTCGCATGCGCGTCGAGATCGACGGCGCGGGCCCGGTCATCGCGGAGACGGTCGTCGTCGCGGTGGGTCCAGACGCGGTCTCCAACCTGATCGATGTGAGCCGCCCTCGCACGCGTGGACTTCAGACCTGGTGGTTCGACGCGTCCGCTGCGCCGCCGTCGTCGGCCGCCGTCCACGTCGACGGGCGACGATCCGGCCCCGTCGTCAACACCGTGGCGATGTCGCACACCGTCGCGACATGCGCCCCTCCCGGCAAGCATCTCGTCCAGGCGACGTGCCTGCTCTCGGAGACCCGCGCCCCCGACGAGCCACAGGTCCGCCGACACCTCGAGGAGATCTGGGGTTCCCGGGCGGGCGACTGGTCGGTCCTGCGCCGGGATGACATCCCCCACGCTCTTCCGGCACAGGCAGCGCCGCTTCGCGTCGCCTCGCCGACACGGATCGCAGAGGGCGTGTTCGTCGCGGGCGATCACCGGGACACCGCATCGATTCAGGGCGCCCTCGTGTCGGGAAAGCGAGCGGCGCGAGCAGTCCTGTCGCCTTAG
- a CDS encoding glycosyltransferase family A protein — protein sequence MFQRRPHHRITVSVVIPVKDDAAHLDRCLRSIARQSLAVDEVVVVDNGSVDDSADVARRHGARVVSCAHPGVAAAASAGYDAALGDVILRLDADCAPGPGWARTMTEALHEEQNVGAVFGGASFHDGPRWLRRPLAGAYLSAYVLVVGAALGHWPLFGSNLAMRSEAWRAVSASVHRTRADTHDDIDLAFHIGERHRIVAVGAEHMTISMRPFADARLFAARVRKGFRTVVMHWPQDFPPIRWDRRLLRRLRRRSVARRARPDHHLAA from the coding sequence GTGTTCCAGCGTCGCCCGCACCACCGCATCACCGTCTCGGTCGTCATCCCGGTGAAGGACGATGCCGCTCACCTGGACCGGTGCCTGCGAAGCATCGCTCGGCAGAGCCTCGCCGTCGACGAGGTCGTCGTCGTCGACAACGGCTCGGTGGATGACTCCGCCGACGTCGCGCGACGTCACGGCGCTCGGGTCGTGTCCTGCGCGCACCCCGGGGTGGCCGCGGCCGCGTCCGCGGGCTACGACGCAGCTCTCGGCGACGTGATCCTCCGCCTCGACGCGGACTGCGCGCCAGGCCCCGGATGGGCGCGGACGATGACCGAGGCGCTGCACGAAGAGCAGAACGTCGGTGCCGTCTTCGGCGGTGCGAGCTTCCACGACGGGCCTCGGTGGCTTCGCCGCCCGCTCGCGGGCGCCTATCTGAGCGCATACGTGCTGGTGGTGGGCGCCGCGCTCGGCCACTGGCCCCTCTTCGGCTCGAACCTCGCCATGCGCTCCGAAGCGTGGCGGGCGGTGAGCGCATCGGTGCACCGAACCCGAGCGGACACGCATGACGACATCGACCTCGCCTTCCACATCGGCGAGCGGCATCGCATCGTGGCCGTCGGCGCGGAGCACATGACCATCTCGATGCGTCCGTTCGCCGATGCTCGGCTGTTCGCCGCGCGGGTCCGCAAGGGGTTCCGCACCGTCGTGATGCACTGGCCGCAGGACTTCCCCCCGATTCGGTGGGACCGTCGCCTGCTGCGGCGCCTGCGTCGCCGCAGCGTCGCGCGCCGCGCTCGACCCGACCATCACCTCGCTGCCTGA
- a CDS encoding endonuclease/exonuclease/phosphatase family protein produces the protein MRAAALIGVATAPALHVMTFNVRRRLPLSIRRADRWTGRRRAVDALLTLEQPTVLGVQEAMPGQADAVADALGARYRRLGHGRDSRGRGEGCPLFWDAERLELLSGTQLALSPTPAVAGSRGWGNPVPRVVVVARLRDRLTSRELTVVNTHLDVFSRRSRLHAARWLRGVLTTGTTAGIILGDMNARPDSATARELWVGGLRDAWPAADVRLTPEWATFADYRAPRRGARIDWIGVTPGVQVDAIGINAFRTDVGWPSDHLPVQARVRVCS, from the coding sequence ATGCGCGCCGCCGCTCTCATCGGGGTCGCCACAGCCCCCGCGCTGCACGTGATGACGTTCAATGTGCGGCGCCGGCTGCCGCTGTCGATCCGACGGGCGGACCGGTGGACCGGTCGCCGCCGGGCCGTGGACGCGCTCCTCACCCTCGAACAGCCGACCGTGCTCGGCGTGCAGGAGGCGATGCCCGGTCAGGCCGACGCCGTCGCCGATGCGCTCGGTGCTCGGTATCGCCGGCTCGGCCATGGTCGCGACAGCCGCGGTCGCGGCGAGGGGTGCCCGCTGTTCTGGGATGCCGAGCGGCTCGAACTCCTCTCCGGCACACAGCTCGCACTGTCACCCACTCCGGCGGTGGCGGGGTCCCGGGGGTGGGGCAACCCGGTACCGCGCGTCGTCGTGGTCGCGCGGCTGCGGGATCGGCTCACCTCGCGGGAGCTCACGGTCGTGAACACGCACCTCGACGTGTTCTCGCGCCGCTCCCGCCTGCACGCCGCCCGCTGGTTGCGGGGGGTGCTCACGACCGGAACCACTGCCGGGATCATCCTCGGCGATATGAACGCCCGTCCGGATTCCGCCACCGCGCGTGAGCTCTGGGTCGGCGGTCTGCGGGATGCGTGGCCCGCTGCGGACGTGCGGCTCACCCCCGAATGGGCGACGTTCGCCGACTACCGCGCACCACGACGCGGCGCGCGCATCGATTGGATCGGTGTGACCCCCGGGGTGCAGGTGGATGCGATCGGCATCAACGCCTTCCGCACGGATGTCGGGTGGCCCTCCGATCACCTGCCGGTGCAGGCGCGGGTGCGCGTGTGCTCATGA
- a CDS encoding DUF427 domain-containing protein: MRHPQPDPVGPGQESVWDYPRPPRLERVDSRAVITLGGDVIVDTDDVVRVLETSHPPTYYLPLAAFAPGALTRGEGASACEFKGRARYFDVHGGGQSRPRAAWNYPSPLTGFETLADRVAVYAESMDRCEIGGVLVRPQQGNFYGGWITPDVVGPFKGVPGSLGW; encoded by the coding sequence ATGCGTCACCCTCAGCCCGATCCGGTCGGTCCGGGACAGGAGTCCGTTTGGGACTACCCCCGGCCACCCCGCCTCGAACGCGTCGACAGCCGCGCGGTGATCACGCTCGGCGGCGACGTGATCGTCGACACCGACGACGTGGTGCGCGTGCTCGAGACGAGTCATCCGCCGACGTACTACCTGCCTCTCGCTGCTTTCGCTCCCGGCGCCCTCACGCGGGGCGAAGGCGCCTCGGCCTGCGAGTTCAAAGGGCGCGCACGCTATTTCGACGTCCACGGCGGAGGGCAGAGCCGCCCTCGTGCGGCGTGGAACTACCCGTCTCCGCTGACGGGGTTCGAGACGCTCGCCGACCGTGTCGCGGTGTACGCCGAGAGCATGGATCGGTGCGAGATCGGCGGAGTTCTCGTGCGACCGCAGCAAGGCAACTTCTACGGCGGATGGATCACGCCCGACGTGGTGGGTCCGTTCAAGGGTGTGCCGGGTTCCCTCGGGTGGTGA
- a CDS encoding MarR family winged helix-turn-helix transcriptional regulator: MPGIDDMVCFSLYAASRSTTQAYRRVLEPWHMTYPQYLVLVALWTEGPLSVRELGDRLALDSGTLSPLLKRLESRGLLTRTRRSDDERVVDVALTDAGSSLRHDMADVPRQIAQCMGIGMEAARALLDSLHELTAHVQASNEATVS, from the coding sequence ATGCCCGGGATCGACGACATGGTGTGCTTCTCGCTCTACGCCGCGAGTCGGTCGACCACGCAGGCCTACCGACGCGTCCTCGAGCCCTGGCACATGACCTACCCGCAGTACCTCGTGCTCGTCGCCCTCTGGACCGAGGGTCCGCTCTCCGTGCGCGAGCTCGGCGACCGCCTCGCGCTCGACTCCGGCACCCTCTCTCCGCTGCTGAAGCGCCTCGAGAGCCGCGGGCTGCTGACCCGCACGCGCCGAAGCGACGACGAGCGCGTCGTGGATGTCGCGCTGACGGACGCGGGCTCGAGCCTGCGACACGACATGGCGGATGTGCCCCGGCAGATCGCGCAGTGCATGGGCATCGGCATGGAGGCCGCCCGCGCACTTCTGGACTCCCTGCACGAGCTGACCGCGCACGTGCAGGCGAGCAACGAGGCGACCGTCTCGTGA
- a CDS encoding cryptochrome/photolyase family protein — protein MKAAPILGTQLFADHPAYADDDIDVFFFIEARSSFVKRRYHAHKRVLILAGMRQTSSRLEADGRTVGRVPLAEGSGFADALRRLIREFGVDGLAWMSATDRGVDGRIRGICDDEGIATRVYDDALFLTRAEEVDRWFAEHEGARMEDFYRWQRRRTGILMDGGKPAGRRWNFDAENREPLPKGGVEIPPLPIGPADEVTAGAIADVGRHFPDAPGDPTEFWLPVTPETSRSWLDAFVTERLASFGRYEDAMDADEAFLFHGVLSPLLNVGLLTVDEVVRAAVGRRGEVPLASLEGFVRQVIGWREYMRGAYRAWPELMHANRFALRRSLEDWWYTGEGVPEDLPVPVRTVLARVIRHGYAHHIERLMVLGNWFLLQGYDPREVYEWFSSLFVDAYEWVMVPNVQGMSQYADGGRVATKLYISGGAYLQRMGSWWSSDKAARDSAFTDAYWTFLDEHEDQLTGNPRLNMPLAQMRRRRASG, from the coding sequence GTGAAGGCTGCACCGATCCTCGGCACCCAGCTGTTCGCGGATCATCCGGCGTATGCCGACGACGACATCGACGTGTTCTTCTTCATCGAGGCGCGGTCGTCCTTCGTCAAACGGCGCTATCACGCGCACAAGCGGGTGCTGATCCTGGCGGGCATGCGGCAGACGTCGTCTCGTCTCGAGGCGGACGGTCGCACGGTCGGGCGGGTCCCCCTCGCTGAGGGCAGTGGATTCGCGGACGCGCTGCGCCGCCTCATCCGCGAGTTCGGTGTCGACGGGCTCGCATGGATGAGTGCGACCGACCGTGGGGTCGACGGCCGCATCCGTGGGATCTGCGACGACGAGGGCATCGCCACGCGCGTCTACGACGATGCTCTCTTCCTCACTCGGGCGGAGGAGGTCGACCGATGGTTCGCCGAGCACGAGGGCGCGCGCATGGAGGACTTCTACCGGTGGCAGCGTCGACGAACCGGCATCCTCATGGACGGTGGGAAGCCGGCCGGCAGGCGGTGGAACTTCGACGCGGAGAATCGCGAACCGCTCCCGAAGGGCGGCGTCGAGATTCCGCCCCTTCCGATCGGGCCGGCCGACGAGGTCACCGCGGGCGCGATCGCAGACGTCGGGCGACACTTTCCGGATGCGCCGGGCGATCCGACCGAGTTCTGGCTGCCGGTCACGCCCGAGACATCGCGCTCGTGGCTGGACGCCTTCGTCACCGAGCGGCTCGCGTCTTTCGGCCGATACGAGGACGCGATGGATGCCGACGAGGCGTTCCTCTTCCACGGCGTGCTCAGCCCTCTGCTGAACGTCGGTCTCCTGACCGTCGATGAGGTGGTCCGTGCTGCCGTCGGGCGTCGCGGTGAGGTGCCGCTGGCCTCCCTCGAAGGCTTCGTGAGACAGGTGATCGGCTGGCGCGAGTACATGCGCGGCGCGTACCGCGCCTGGCCGGAGCTGATGCACGCGAATCGCTTCGCGCTGCGGCGCTCTCTCGAGGACTGGTGGTACACCGGCGAGGGGGTGCCGGAGGACCTGCCGGTGCCGGTCCGCACCGTGCTGGCGCGTGTCATCCGTCACGGGTACGCGCACCACATCGAGCGACTCATGGTGCTCGGGAACTGGTTCCTGCTCCAGGGCTACGATCCGCGAGAGGTGTACGAGTGGTTCTCGAGCCTGTTCGTCGACGCGTACGAATGGGTCATGGTGCCGAACGTGCAGGGAATGAGTCAATACGCCGACGGGGGCCGGGTCGCCACGAAGCTGTACATCTCGGGAGGGGCGTATCTGCAGCGGATGGGTTCGTGGTGGTCCAGCGACAAGGCCGCACGCGATTCCGCCTTCACCGACGCCTACTGGACATTCCTCGACGAGCACGAGGATCAGCTGACCGGCAATCCGCGGCTGAACATGCCGCTCGCCCAGATGCGCAGGCGCCGCGCATCCGGGTAG
- a CDS encoding RNA-binding S4 domain-containing protein, producing MDTPARIEDVAIGGDGIRLGQFVKFAGLLDSGGDVKEAIIDGFVTVNGDVDRRRGRQLQVGDIVSFEDRTLRVCP from the coding sequence ATGGACACCCCCGCACGGATCGAAGACGTCGCGATCGGCGGCGACGGCATCCGGCTCGGTCAGTTCGTCAAGTTCGCCGGACTCCTGGACTCGGGCGGCGATGTGAAAGAGGCCATCATCGACGGTTTCGTCACCGTCAACGGCGACGTCGATCGCCGTCGGGGTCGCCAGCTGCAGGTCGGAGACATCGTGTCGTTCGAAGACCGCACCCTGCGCGTCTGTCCCTGA
- a CDS encoding organic hydroperoxide resistance protein: MDAIYTAEALATGEGRAGAVKTRDGHVDMDLRIPREMGGPGGGANPEALFAAGYAACFHSALQAAARAQKVTLEDTSVGSRVHIGSNGEGGFGLAVELEVVIPNLPADQAQALADAAHQICPYSNATRGNIDVTVTVSDD; encoded by the coding sequence ATGGACGCCATCTACACCGCCGAGGCCCTCGCCACGGGAGAAGGACGCGCGGGAGCCGTCAAGACGCGCGACGGTCACGTCGACATGGACCTGCGCATCCCCCGTGAGATGGGTGGCCCCGGCGGCGGGGCCAATCCCGAAGCGCTCTTCGCCGCCGGATACGCCGCATGCTTCCACAGCGCGCTCCAGGCGGCCGCCCGCGCACAGAAGGTGACTCTCGAGGACACGAGCGTCGGATCACGCGTGCATATCGGCAGCAACGGCGAGGGCGGCTTCGGCCTCGCCGTCGAACTCGAGGTCGTGATCCCCAACCTCCCCGCCGACCAGGCGCAGGCGCTCGCCGACGCCGCGCACCAGATCTGCCCGTATTCGAACGCCACCCGCGGGAACATCGACGTCACGGTCACCGTCTCCGACGACTGA
- a CDS encoding sulfurtransferase, translating into MSSVLNVSAYLFTALDGLEERRERLRARAVAAGVRGTIILAPEGINLFLAGDAAAVRGILDDLRAEERFANLTAKESWSREQPFRKMVVKIKREIIRMDRPAIRPEGGRAPAVSPQTLKRWLDDGVDDHGREVVMLDTRNGFEVDYGRFAGAIDWRIERFTQFPDAAGATRGSLVGKTVVSYCTGGIRCEKAAIHLREQGVEAFQLDGGVLGYFEHVGGAHWDGDCFVFDEREAVGPDLAPRR; encoded by the coding sequence GTGTCATCCGTGCTGAACGTCAGCGCCTACCTCTTCACCGCGCTGGACGGTCTCGAGGAGCGGCGCGAGCGCCTTCGGGCGCGTGCGGTCGCCGCCGGGGTTCGGGGCACGATCATCCTCGCCCCAGAGGGCATCAACCTCTTCCTCGCGGGCGACGCCGCGGCGGTGCGCGGCATCCTCGACGATCTGCGGGCGGAGGAGCGGTTCGCGAACCTGACGGCGAAGGAGAGCTGGTCGCGCGAGCAGCCCTTCCGGAAGATGGTCGTCAAGATCAAGCGCGAGATCATCCGCATGGATCGACCGGCCATCCGGCCGGAGGGCGGGCGAGCTCCCGCTGTGTCGCCGCAGACCCTCAAGCGGTGGCTGGATGACGGGGTGGACGATCACGGCCGAGAAGTCGTGATGCTCGACACGCGCAACGGCTTCGAAGTCGACTACGGCCGCTTCGCGGGGGCGATCGACTGGCGCATCGAGCGCTTCACGCAGTTCCCCGACGCGGCGGGCGCGACTCGGGGGAGTCTCGTCGGCAAGACCGTCGTCAGTTACTGCACCGGCGGAATCCGATGCGAGAAGGCGGCGATCCACCTTCGCGAGCAGGGTGTCGAGGCGTTTCAGCTCGATGGCGGCGTCCTGGGCTACTTCGAGCACGTCGGGGGAGCCCACTGGGACGGAGACTGCTTCGTCTTCGACGAGCGCGAGGCGGTCGGCCCCGATCTCGCGCCGCGTCGCTAA
- a CDS encoding NAD(P)/FAD-dependent oxidoreductase, translating to MDSPEASHETRAEAAHHRVIIVGGGNGGVSAAARLRRAGVSDIAVIEPQAVHRYQPLFSHVAGGTARASQTSRPQADVMPKGVRWVRDAVEAVDPAARTVTTSGGDVLGYDHLVLSPGMVKDWTAVAGLAEALDTPEVTSHYELDGAVKLSALLRDMRSGTVVFTQPPGPASCSGAAQKPMYQACAHWRALGCLDDIRVVLVVPEETVFGLAHIDAELERVIAEFGIEVRTASEIRAVSGAERKVAIGRIGETDAEEVRYDVLNVVPPQSAPTWISAAGLAAERDPGGFVEVDPETLRHRRFDDVWAIGDAAGTTNSKSGGALRKQTFVVAENLAAALRGQEPTRRYDGYGVCPLTVSRSSVVWAEFDPDGRPDPTISFLPQMYRENRLAWIADRYVLPWVYWNLILRGRV from the coding sequence ATGGATTCGCCGGAGGCATCGCACGAGACTCGGGCCGAGGCTGCCCATCACCGCGTCATCATCGTCGGCGGCGGAAACGGGGGAGTGTCCGCCGCCGCACGACTGCGACGTGCCGGCGTCTCCGACATCGCCGTGATCGAACCGCAGGCCGTGCATCGGTATCAGCCCTTGTTCTCGCACGTCGCCGGTGGCACGGCGCGCGCGTCGCAGACGTCGCGCCCACAAGCCGACGTGATGCCGAAAGGGGTGCGCTGGGTGCGCGATGCGGTCGAGGCCGTCGATCCCGCAGCACGCACCGTCACCACATCCGGCGGTGATGTGCTCGGATACGACCATCTCGTCCTCAGCCCGGGGATGGTGAAGGACTGGACCGCCGTGGCGGGACTCGCGGAAGCTCTCGACACGCCCGAGGTCACCTCGCACTACGAGCTCGACGGGGCGGTGAAGCTCTCGGCCCTGCTTCGCGACATGCGATCGGGGACGGTCGTGTTCACGCAGCCGCCCGGACCGGCTTCCTGCTCCGGAGCCGCGCAGAAGCCGATGTACCAGGCGTGTGCCCACTGGCGTGCCCTCGGGTGCCTCGATGACATCCGGGTCGTGCTGGTGGTGCCCGAGGAGACGGTCTTCGGTCTTGCCCACATCGACGCGGAGCTCGAACGTGTCATCGCGGAGTTCGGCATCGAGGTGCGCACCGCGAGCGAGATCCGGGCCGTCAGCGGGGCGGAGCGGAAGGTGGCTATCGGACGCATCGGCGAGACCGACGCCGAGGAGGTGCGGTACGACGTTCTGAACGTCGTGCCGCCGCAGTCGGCGCCGACGTGGATCTCGGCGGCCGGTCTGGCGGCCGAGCGCGATCCCGGAGGTTTCGTCGAGGTGGATCCCGAAACGCTGCGGCATCGCCGGTTCGACGACGTCTGGGCGATCGGGGATGCGGCCGGCACGACGAACTCCAAGTCCGGCGGCGCGCTGCGCAAGCAGACGTTCGTCGTGGCGGAGAACCTCGCGGCGGCGCTGCGCGGCCAGGAGCCCACGCGCCGATACGACGGTTACGGTGTCTGCCCGCTGACGGTGTCGCGATCGAGTGTCGTCTGGGCGGAGTTCGATCCCGATGGTCGTCCCGACCCCACGATCTCGTTCCTGCCGCAGATGTACCGGGAGAACCGCCTCGCCTGGATCGCGGACCGCTATGTCCTGCCGTGGGTGTACTGGAACCTCATCCTGCGCGGCCGTGTCTGA
- a CDS encoding IS256 family transposase, which translates to MAISPEREERRRRQKELADQLKSSGAMDEIFAKIDAGTPLTGDQGLLGGMLKAALERGLDAELTEHVGYERGDAEASLYPNSRNGTTPKTVSTEIGEIDLSVPRDRNGSFTPMLVPKGQRRLDGLDGMIISLYAGGMTIRDIQHHLANTIGTELSHETISKITDQVADEVLAWQTRPLEALYPVIYLDAIIVKIRDGGHVRNKAAHIAVGVDMDGIKHVLGIWVQATEGAKFWASVCAELANRGIRDVLIVCTDGLTGFPEAVAATWPQATVQTCVVHLIRAAMRFVNYKDRKAVAAALKPIYTAVNEDAALEALEAFSDSELGRRYPSAVKTFQDAWDRFTPFLAFPPELRRVIYTTNAIESLNYQLRKVTKSRGHFPNDAAAVKLLWLAICDIEDKRAREREKERGRPSSQRKASGRLIEGNVTTNWKQALEQLALAYPDRITPYL; encoded by the coding sequence ATGGCTATCAGTCCGGAGCGCGAGGAGCGCAGGCGTCGGCAGAAGGAGCTCGCTGATCAGTTGAAGTCGTCGGGTGCGATGGATGAGATCTTCGCGAAGATCGATGCCGGCACCCCGCTGACGGGCGATCAGGGGCTGCTCGGTGGCATGCTGAAGGCCGCGCTGGAGCGGGGCCTGGACGCGGAGCTGACCGAGCACGTCGGGTACGAGCGTGGTGATGCGGAAGCGTCGCTGTATCCGAACTCCCGCAACGGCACGACGCCGAAGACGGTGTCGACCGAGATCGGTGAGATCGACCTATCGGTCCCGCGGGATCGGAACGGGTCGTTCACCCCGATGCTCGTCCCGAAGGGGCAGCGCCGGCTGGATGGGCTGGACGGGATGATCATCTCGCTCTATGCCGGCGGGATGACCATCCGCGATATCCAGCATCATCTCGCGAACACGATCGGCACCGAGCTCAGCCATGAGACGATCTCGAAGATCACCGACCAGGTCGCCGACGAGGTCCTCGCGTGGCAGACCCGCCCATTGGAAGCGTTGTATCCGGTGATCTATCTCGACGCGATCATCGTGAAGATCCGTGACGGCGGTCACGTGCGCAACAAGGCCGCGCATATCGCCGTCGGGGTCGACATGGACGGGATCAAGCACGTCCTGGGTATCTGGGTGCAGGCCACCGAAGGCGCGAAGTTCTGGGCATCGGTCTGCGCCGAGCTTGCCAACCGTGGCATCCGCGACGTGCTGATCGTCTGCACCGACGGGCTCACCGGATTTCCCGAGGCGGTCGCGGCGACGTGGCCGCAAGCGACCGTGCAGACCTGCGTGGTCCACCTGATCCGCGCGGCGATGCGGTTCGTGAACTACAAAGACCGCAAAGCCGTCGCCGCCGCGCTGAAACCGATTTACACCGCGGTGAACGAGGACGCCGCGCTCGAAGCGCTCGAGGCGTTCAGCGACTCCGAGCTCGGCCGCCGCTACCCCTCGGCGGTGAAGACGTTCCAGGACGCCTGGGACCGGTTCACCCCGTTCCTGGCGTTCCCGCCCGAGCTGCGCCGCGTGATCTACACCACCAACGCGATCGAGTCGCTGAACTACCAGCTGCGGAAAGTGACGAAATCGCGGGGTCACTTTCCCAACGACGCCGCCGCGGTCAAGCTGCTCTGGCTGGCGATCTGCGACATCGAAGACAAGCGCGCCCGAGAACGCGAGAAGGAACGCGGGCGCCCCTCCAGCCAGCGAAAAGCTTCCGGCCGACTCATCGAGGGCAACGTGACCACGAACTGGAAACAAGCCCTCGAACAACTCGCACTCGCCTACCCCGACCGCATCACCCCCTACCTCTAA
- a CDS encoding GyrI-like domain-containing protein, protein MKIDLKKELGVDDVVGPPRRCGGRTISLSSRQPETPAIERLRIASVDEGRCVQTLHVGPYDDEGPVLARMHDEAIAGRGLRMRGHHHEIYLGDPRRTAPERLRTILRQPVTGAETS, encoded by the coding sequence GTGAAGATCGACCTCAAGAAGGAGCTCGGCGTCGACGACGTCGTCGGACCCCCGAGGCGCTGTGGTGGGCGGACGATCTCGCTTTCTTCACGGCAGCCCGAGACCCCGGCGATCGAGCGCCTGCGCATCGCGTCGGTGGATGAGGGGCGATGCGTTCAGACGCTGCACGTCGGTCCGTACGACGACGAGGGCCCGGTGCTCGCGCGGATGCACGACGAGGCGATTGCGGGCAGGGGACTGCGCATGCGCGGACATCACCACGAGATCTATCTCGGCGATCCGCGTCGCACGGCGCCGGAGAGACTGCGCACCATCCTGCGTCAGCCGGTGACCGGGGCGGAAACATCGTGA